In Prosthecobacter sp. SYSU 5D2, the following proteins share a genomic window:
- a CDS encoding PVC-type heme-binding CxxCH protein, with the protein MKVWLGLLALALLTGEVEAAPLMAGAATTDISPKKLPAIRNGGFTQVLWNRVDDPLYARALALKSGEETLVICVVDSCMLPTDVCDAIKARVAQETGIPSGRILISSTHTHSAPGTMNMCLGTRKDEVYTAQMIPQVAEAIVKAHSQMRPAKAGWTAVDAHGYTNCRRWIRRGDKMDVDPFGEKTVRAMMHPGYLNPDYVGPSGPTDPQLSLLSLVDAANDKPLCVLANFSMHYFGNLGGFSADYFGDVARALEKGLGGEAVGIVSQGTSGDLHWMDYSQAKREGYTRQQYAEGLAAIGLEAYKGIRHEADVPLAMAETRLPMGRRVPSPKRLEWAKPINEKRGDTPPKDRPEVYAEQAVWIHENPRTEVVLQALRIGGLGIAAMPNEVYGITGLKIKAQSPLSATFNIELANGAEGYIPPPEQHRLGGYTTWPARTAGLEVEAEPKIVEAVLGLLEQVSGGQPRRPLVDAASPYSEAVMKDEPLAYWRLNDLAGPSPRAAAKDLDAAWEPGVAYGLPGVQRKGGEISAPPEKPSPFTGPEINRAVHVAGGRLHIQKADLGRQYSAELWFWNGLPEDVRPVTGYLFSRGVDGDKRALGEHLGIGGTSGVVSPGRLFFYTGNGIGKVVAGKSPLSLKDWHHVMLVRDEKKLTVYLDGQVEIEAEAEWTLRENGGSVFFGGRCDGFAGLEGKLDEVALYPHALTAAQVMAHFKAAERTAPKPPAKKPDSEPMSPEKSLQSLHLPEGYEAAVVAAEPLVLDPVAFDWDGQGRLWVVEMADYPLGLDDSGAAGGRVRILEDVNGDGVYDQSRVFADGLNFPNGILTWRGGCIITAAPDILYMEDSTGDGKADIKKVLYTGLSEGNQQLRANGLRWGLDNWVYVAAGGHNGRHGADTRLLSKRTGKETMVGSRDFRIRPDTGEVEAQSGPAQFGRNRDDWGNWFGTQNSHPLWHYVLPEQYLKRNPHLAAPEGRVQLPGGSNPPVYPISAPEKRYHNFKQAGRYTSACSGMIYGDSLLFGEDRRDAFIAEPFHNLVQHLELEPEGVTFSARRPEADGQPDFFASEDRWCRPVMIRTGPDGALWIADMYRYMIEHPQWLPEEGKADLLPHYRLGDDLGRIYRVTRQGAEIPPFAKLASLDAAALVTALDSSNSWVRDKAQQMLLWKSETGILPQLRELARTAGRPQTRLQALCKLDGLRALQVEDVLTALKDAHPGVRENALRMAEDFDDSAVLKAAWSLASDPDAKVRLQLAFSLGQWSQAGAGEVLAGMLREHENNAFIRVACLSSALPHLDALAASAGPHSRDPLMKMALGEGRRQALAVLLRPALQASGGMSQEESWSLLGRLMDMLRERQTTLAALRDEKTGDDLSVMLGNAESLFAQATAALSRPQENQRVKVAAAALLIRQESARDQALQHLMTLLHPATAPDDLRLALDLLVTHGPDTVPENLLGLWESLLPQARSLALDAILARDSWTRHLLAAVEAGKFAARDLDATRRLRLTSHPNKTLQQQASGLFNLAGSPSRTQVVEKYHSALTLPADKKRGHAVYQRACAACHVYGSEGNAIGPDLRTVGAHPAEKILVNILDPNLDIQPGFHAYTCTLNSGEQLFGLIASESASSVNFKMPDGSSRNILRQDITTLRSLGISLMPEGLEATLTPQDLADLIAFLKAEG; encoded by the coding sequence ATGAAGGTGTGGCTGGGTCTTCTGGCGCTGGCTTTATTGACGGGCGAGGTTGAGGCGGCTCCGCTGATGGCGGGTGCGGCGACGACGGACATTTCGCCGAAAAAGCTGCCGGCCATCCGCAATGGCGGCTTTACCCAGGTGCTGTGGAACCGGGTGGATGATCCGCTCTATGCTCGCGCGCTGGCGCTGAAGTCGGGGGAGGAAACGCTGGTGATCTGTGTGGTGGATTCCTGCATGCTGCCGACGGATGTGTGCGATGCCATCAAGGCGCGGGTCGCGCAGGAGACGGGGATCCCGTCAGGACGCATCCTGATTTCTTCCACGCATACGCACTCCGCTCCGGGGACGATGAATATGTGCCTGGGTACACGGAAGGATGAAGTCTATACGGCGCAAATGATCCCGCAGGTGGCGGAGGCTATTGTCAAAGCCCATAGCCAGATGCGGCCGGCGAAGGCCGGATGGACGGCGGTGGATGCTCATGGTTATACGAACTGTCGGCGCTGGATCCGCCGAGGCGACAAGATGGATGTGGACCCGTTTGGTGAGAAGACCGTACGTGCGATGATGCATCCGGGTTATCTGAATCCAGATTACGTGGGGCCATCGGGGCCCACCGATCCGCAGCTCTCTTTGCTCAGCCTGGTTGATGCGGCGAATGACAAGCCGCTGTGTGTGCTGGCGAATTTTTCCATGCATTACTTTGGGAATTTGGGTGGGTTTTCGGCGGACTATTTTGGGGACGTGGCGCGGGCATTGGAAAAAGGGCTGGGAGGCGAAGCTGTGGGCATAGTTTCCCAAGGCACCAGCGGTGATCTGCACTGGATGGACTACAGTCAGGCGAAGCGGGAGGGCTACACGCGCCAGCAGTATGCGGAGGGCCTGGCTGCGATTGGCTTGGAGGCTTATAAAGGCATCCGTCACGAGGCGGACGTGCCGCTGGCCATGGCGGAAACGCGTCTGCCAATGGGGCGGCGGGTGCCATCGCCAAAGAGGCTCGAATGGGCGAAGCCGATCAATGAAAAGCGCGGTGATACGCCGCCCAAGGACAGGCCGGAGGTCTATGCCGAACAGGCGGTGTGGATCCATGAAAATCCGCGCACGGAAGTGGTGCTGCAAGCGCTGAGAATCGGCGGGCTGGGCATCGCTGCCATGCCTAACGAAGTGTATGGAATCACTGGATTGAAGATCAAGGCGCAGAGTCCGCTGTCGGCCACGTTTAATATTGAACTGGCCAACGGTGCGGAAGGATACATTCCGCCGCCGGAGCAGCATCGCCTGGGCGGCTACACGACCTGGCCTGCCCGCACTGCCGGACTGGAAGTGGAAGCCGAGCCCAAGATCGTGGAGGCGGTGCTGGGCCTGCTGGAGCAGGTATCGGGCGGGCAACCACGGCGACCACTGGTGGATGCCGCCAGCCCTTACAGTGAGGCGGTGATGAAGGATGAACCGCTGGCCTACTGGCGGCTGAATGATCTGGCGGGGCCTTCACCCCGGGCGGCGGCGAAAGACCTGGACGCTGCTTGGGAACCTGGTGTGGCCTATGGCCTGCCGGGGGTGCAACGGAAGGGCGGTGAGATTTCGGCGCCGCCTGAAAAACCATCGCCTTTTACAGGGCCTGAGATCAACCGGGCGGTGCATGTGGCAGGTGGGCGTCTGCATATCCAGAAGGCGGATTTGGGCAGGCAATACAGCGCCGAGTTGTGGTTTTGGAACGGGCTGCCGGAAGATGTGCGTCCGGTGACCGGGTATCTTTTTTCACGCGGTGTGGACGGTGACAAACGTGCGCTTGGGGAGCATCTGGGCATCGGCGGCACGAGTGGCGTTGTCAGTCCTGGACGGCTGTTTTTTTACACGGGTAACGGGATTGGAAAAGTGGTTGCTGGCAAGTCTCCGTTATCGCTCAAGGACTGGCATCATGTGATGCTGGTGCGGGATGAGAAGAAGCTCACGGTCTATCTGGACGGGCAGGTGGAGATCGAGGCGGAGGCGGAATGGACCTTGCGGGAAAACGGAGGCAGCGTGTTCTTTGGCGGGCGTTGCGACGGGTTTGCCGGGCTGGAGGGAAAGCTGGATGAAGTAGCTCTTTATCCTCATGCGCTGACAGCAGCGCAGGTGATGGCGCATTTCAAAGCGGCGGAGCGCACGGCACCGAAACCGCCTGCGAAGAAGCCGGACTCTGAACCGATGTCTCCTGAAAAGAGTCTGCAAAGCCTGCACTTGCCTGAGGGTTATGAAGCCGCTGTGGTGGCTGCTGAGCCGCTGGTGCTGGACCCGGTGGCTTTTGACTGGGATGGCCAGGGGCGGCTGTGGGTGGTGGAGATGGCGGATTATCCACTCGGCCTGGATGACAGCGGCGCGGCAGGTGGCCGGGTGCGCATCCTGGAGGATGTAAATGGAGACGGTGTGTATGATCAGAGCCGTGTCTTTGCGGATGGACTGAATTTTCCCAATGGCATCCTCACCTGGCGGGGCGGCTGCATCATCACGGCCGCACCGGATATTTTATACATGGAAGACAGCACGGGTGATGGCAAGGCGGACATCAAGAAGGTGCTTTATACCGGCCTGAGCGAGGGCAACCAGCAACTGCGTGCCAACGGCCTGCGCTGGGGGCTGGACAACTGGGTGTATGTGGCGGCGGGCGGTCACAACGGCAGGCATGGAGCCGATACGCGGCTGCTATCCAAACGCACTGGCAAGGAGACAATGGTCGGCAGCCGGGACTTTCGTATCCGGCCAGATACTGGCGAGGTGGAGGCCCAAAGCGGACCTGCACAGTTTGGCCGCAACCGCGATGACTGGGGAAACTGGTTTGGCACGCAGAATTCGCATCCGCTGTGGCACTATGTGCTGCCGGAGCAATACTTGAAACGCAATCCTCATCTGGCCGCGCCTGAGGGACGGGTGCAACTGCCGGGCGGCTCCAATCCGCCTGTGTATCCCATCAGCGCGCCGGAAAAACGCTACCACAATTTCAAGCAGGCCGGGCGCTACACGTCCGCATGCAGCGGCATGATTTATGGGGATTCCCTGCTGTTTGGAGAGGATCGCAGGGATGCCTTCATTGCCGAGCCTTTTCATAATCTGGTGCAGCATCTGGAACTGGAACCTGAGGGCGTGACCTTCTCCGCGCGGCGTCCAGAAGCAGACGGTCAACCGGACTTTTTTGCCAGCGAGGACCGCTGGTGCCGGCCGGTGATGATCCGCACCGGGCCGGACGGGGCGCTGTGGATTGCGGACATGTACCGTTACATGATCGAACATCCGCAGTGGCTGCCGGAGGAAGGCAAGGCAGATCTTTTGCCGCATTATCGGTTAGGTGATGATCTGGGGCGGATCTACCGGGTCACCCGGCAGGGGGCGGAAATACCCCCGTTTGCAAAGCTTGCCTCGCTTGACGCCGCTGCCCTTGTGACGGCATTGGATTCATCAAATTCATGGGTGCGTGACAAGGCTCAACAGATGCTTCTTTGGAAATCAGAAACTGGCATTCTGCCTCAGCTGAGAGAGCTGGCCAGGACAGCGGGCAGGCCGCAAACCCGACTGCAGGCCCTTTGCAAGCTGGACGGCTTGCGGGCCTTACAGGTTGAAGATGTGCTGACGGCACTTAAGGATGCACACCCCGGTGTGCGCGAAAATGCGCTGCGCATGGCGGAAGATTTTGATGACAGCGCAGTTCTGAAAGCGGCTTGGTCGCTCGCGTCTGACCCGGATGCCAAGGTGCGTTTGCAACTCGCCTTCAGCCTGGGCCAATGGTCACAGGCCGGGGCAGGGGAGGTCCTTGCAGGGATGTTGAGGGAACATGAGAACAATGCTTTCATCCGTGTCGCCTGCCTCAGCTCGGCTTTGCCGCATCTGGATGCGCTGGCGGCATCCGCAGGACCCCATTCGCGGGATCCGCTGATGAAGATGGCGCTGGGGGAAGGACGCAGGCAGGCTCTGGCCGTGCTTTTGAGACCTGCGCTGCAAGCCAGTGGCGGAATGAGCCAGGAGGAATCGTGGAGTTTGTTAGGCCGGTTGATGGACATGCTGCGTGAGCGGCAGACCACCCTTGCCGCGCTTCGTGATGAAAAGACTGGTGATGATCTTTCGGTGATGCTTGGCAATGCCGAATCCCTTTTTGCTCAGGCTACGGCCGCTTTATCCAGACCGCAGGAAAATCAAAGGGTGAAGGTTGCCGCAGCGGCCCTGCTCATCCGGCAGGAGTCGGCTCGCGACCAGGCGCTGCAGCATCTGATGACGCTGCTGCATCCCGCCACCGCTCCGGATGATCTGCGCCTGGCGCTGGACCTCCTGGTCACGCATGGCCCGGATACGGTGCCGGAGAATCTTTTGGGTCTTTGGGAAAGCCTGCTGCCGCAGGCGCGCAGCCTGGCGCTGGATGCCATCCTGGCCCGGGACAGCTGGACGCGGCATCTGCTGGCGGCGGTGGAAGCGGGAAAATTCGCTGCGCGTGATCTGGATGCCACCCGCCGTCTGCGCCTGACGAGCCACCCTAACAAAACGCTGCAACAACAGGCATCCGGTTTGTTCAACCTGGCCGGGTCTCCCTCGCGCACTCAGGTGGTGGAGAAATATCACAGTGCGCTGACCTTGCCCGCTGATAAGAAGCGGGGGCACGCGGTGTATCAACGAGCCTGTGCCGCCTGCCATGTCTATGGCAGCGAAGGGAATGCCATCGGGCCGGATCTGCGCACGGTGGGCGCGCATCCGGCGGAGAAAATTCTCGTCAACATTCTGGATCCGAACCTGGACATCCAGCCTGGTTTTCATGCTTACACTTGCACGCTCAACAGCGGCGAGCAGCTCTTCGGGCTCATTGCTTCCGAAAGCGCTTCCAGCGTGAATTTCAAGATGCCCGATGGCAGCTCGCGCAACATTTTGCGCCAGGACATCACCACGCTGAGGAGCCTGGGCATCTCCCTCATGCCGGAAGGGCTGGAGGCGACACTGACGCCCCAGGATCTGGCGGATTTGATCGCCTTTCTGAAGGCGGAGGGATGA
- a CDS encoding Dabb family protein: MIEHTVTFLLKHASGSVEEQRFLQAAAALASLPGVRDFAIRRQTSAKNPHAFGITMRFDSQAAYDGYSQHPEHVAFVQERWLAEVEDFLEADFEPLEGGTLS, encoded by the coding sequence ATGATCGAACACACGGTAACTTTTCTTCTCAAACACGCATCTGGCTCCGTAGAAGAGCAGCGATTTTTACAAGCGGCTGCGGCGCTGGCCTCTTTGCCCGGTGTACGCGACTTTGCGATCCGCCGCCAGACGAGTGCGAAGAACCCGCATGCTTTTGGCATCACGATGCGGTTTGATTCGCAGGCGGCCTACGATGGTTACAGCCAGCATCCAGAGCATGTGGCTTTTGTTCAGGAGCGGTGGCTGGCGGAGGTGGAGGACTTTTTGGAGGCTGACTTTGAACCGCTCGAAGGAGGCACGCTGTCATGA
- the asnS gene encoding asparagine--tRNA ligase, translated as MPETLRHILASESPRSSIIVRGWVRTKRESKSCAFLEITDGSCFRGLQVVVDATLPTASLLASVLTGASVEVVGDLIASPAAGQKWELQTTELRLLGEADATYPLQKKGHTPEFLRTIAHLRPRTNLFGNVFRVRSRMAFAVHRFFQERGFFYVHTPIITSSDCEGAGELFRVTTLKQGAAAKPEDDFFGRPTYLTVSGQLQGETFACALGNIYTFGPTFRAENSNTARHAAEFWMIEPEMAFYDLLADMTLAEEHVKYLVDAMLTECPEELEFFNKFVDKELVSRLQQTLDKPFERISYTEAVDLLLKSGRSFEHPVVWGEALQTEHERFIAEQHVRGPVTIYNYPKDIKPFYMRQNDDGKTAAAMDLLVPGIGEIIGGSQREERLDVLRAAMQHHQLNEEDYRWYVDLRRYGSVPHAGFGLGFERLLMFVTGVSNIRDVIPFARTPGHAPY; from the coding sequence ATGCCGGAAACCCTGCGCCACATCCTAGCCTCCGAATCCCCCCGCTCCTCCATCATCGTCCGTGGCTGGGTGAGGACCAAGCGTGAATCCAAATCCTGTGCCTTCCTGGAAATCACGGACGGCTCCTGCTTTCGCGGCCTGCAGGTCGTGGTTGATGCCACGCTACCCACCGCCTCCCTGCTGGCCAGCGTGCTGACCGGCGCCTCAGTCGAGGTCGTGGGAGATCTCATCGCCTCCCCCGCCGCCGGGCAGAAGTGGGAACTGCAAACCACCGAGCTGCGCCTGCTGGGCGAGGCTGACGCCACCTATCCGCTCCAGAAAAAAGGCCATACGCCCGAGTTTCTCCGCACCATCGCCCACCTGCGCCCGCGCACCAACCTCTTTGGCAATGTCTTCCGTGTGCGCAGCCGCATGGCTTTTGCCGTGCACCGTTTTTTCCAGGAGCGCGGCTTCTTCTACGTCCACACCCCCATCATCACCTCCAGCGACTGCGAAGGTGCGGGCGAGCTCTTCCGCGTGACCACACTCAAGCAAGGCGCTGCCGCGAAACCCGAAGACGACTTCTTTGGCCGCCCCACCTACCTGACCGTCAGCGGCCAGCTTCAGGGCGAGACTTTTGCCTGCGCACTGGGCAACATCTACACCTTCGGCCCCACCTTCCGCGCGGAAAACAGCAACACCGCCCGCCACGCAGCGGAGTTTTGGATGATCGAGCCTGAGATGGCCTTTTACGACCTCCTGGCGGATATGACCCTCGCCGAAGAACACGTCAAATACCTCGTGGATGCCATGCTCACCGAGTGCCCGGAGGAGCTGGAATTCTTCAACAAGTTCGTTGACAAAGAATTGGTTAGCCGCCTGCAACAGACACTCGACAAACCCTTCGAGCGCATCAGCTACACGGAGGCCGTGGACCTGCTGTTAAAATCCGGTCGCAGCTTTGAGCATCCCGTCGTCTGGGGGGAGGCCCTACAGACGGAGCACGAGCGTTTCATCGCCGAGCAGCACGTGCGCGGCCCGGTCACCATTTACAACTACCCGAAGGACATCAAGCCCTTCTACATGCGCCAAAATGACGATGGCAAAACCGCCGCCGCCATGGACCTGCTCGTCCCCGGCATTGGCGAGATCATCGGCGGCAGCCAGCGCGAAGAGCGACTGGACGTCCTGCGCGCCGCCATGCAGCATCACCAGCTCAATGAGGAGGACTACCGCTGGTATGTGGACCTCCGCCGCTATGGCAGCGTGCCCCACGCCGGATTCGGCCTCGGTTTCGAGCGCCTGCTCATGTTTGTCACCGGCGTGAGCAATATCCGCGATGTGATTCCCTTTGCGCGTACACCGGGTCATGCGCCGTATTAA
- a CDS encoding protein-disulfide reductase DsbD domain-containing protein, whose amino-acid sequence MTRLRLFVIRYSSFVIFLSLFAFTPSYSQTGLKFQLVPETSAIIPGQPFRVGLFIQHEKDWHTYWRQPGIVGVPTSLAWELPEGFTAGELEFPEPESVLMFHIKAQGYERDVLLQTEIRPPADLQPGEKITLRTKATWMCCGNTCHPGHMGLSLEMSVAEKSTPNPQWQPLFEKERAAYPRPSEAWTSTAVEDGLKMTLTLFPAPGARPFTPDEKVLFFTEDGWINSDEPQPQTVSPDGGLTLHLTRADVFLGKTIPDKLHGLLQREGGWVKGQTWRSLQISPEIQRMKEAKTDQE is encoded by the coding sequence ATGACCCGTCTCCGTTTATTCGTCATTCGTTATTCGTCATTCGTCATTTTCCTTTCCCTTTTTGCCTTCACGCCCTCTTACTCCCAAACAGGCCTCAAATTCCAACTCGTCCCCGAAACATCCGCCATCATTCCCGGTCAGCCCTTCCGCGTGGGCCTGTTCATCCAGCATGAAAAGGACTGGCACACTTATTGGCGGCAGCCGGGCATCGTCGGTGTGCCCACCAGCCTGGCCTGGGAGCTGCCGGAGGGATTTACGGCGGGTGAGCTAGAGTTCCCGGAGCCGGAGAGCGTGCTGATGTTTCACATCAAAGCGCAGGGCTATGAACGCGATGTCCTGCTGCAAACGGAGATTCGGCCGCCGGCGGATTTGCAGCCCGGTGAGAAGATCACCCTCCGCACCAAAGCCACCTGGATGTGCTGCGGCAACACCTGCCACCCCGGTCATATGGGCCTGTCTCTGGAGATGTCCGTGGCCGAAAAATCCACTCCCAATCCGCAATGGCAGCCCCTGTTTGAAAAAGAACGCGCCGCCTATCCCCGCCCCAGCGAGGCCTGGACCTCCACGGCGGTCGAAGACGGCCTGAAGATGACCCTCACCCTCTTCCCTGCCCCCGGTGCCCGCCCCTTCACCCCGGATGAAAAGGTCCTCTTTTTCACCGAAGACGGCTGGATCAACAGCGACGAACCCCAGCCGCAAACAGTGAGCCCGGATGGTGGCCTCACCCTGCATCTCACCCGCGCCGACGTCTTCCTCGGCAAGACCATTCCAGACAAACTCCACGGCCTTCTCCAGCGCGAAGGCGGCTGGGTCAAAGGCCAGACCTGGCGCAGCCTTCAAATCTCCCCGGAGATTCAGCGG